A DNA window from Mycobacterium sp. IDR2000157661 contains the following coding sequences:
- a CDS encoding TetR/AcrR family transcriptional regulator encodes MTMQAAEADQSTRERILAATAEVLGRHGMTKLSLSEVASQAGVSRPTLYRWFASKRDLLDAFVVWERQYYERAVTAATAGLPACERLDAALRVIVEYQQSYPGLRMIDIEPEQVIKRLSRVIPLMRHRLEKLATGQDPALAVATAVRVAVSHYLVRSDDDDNFLDQLRHAARVKHFAP; translated from the coding sequence ATGACGATGCAGGCCGCCGAAGCCGACCAATCGACGCGGGAGCGCATCCTCGCCGCGACGGCGGAAGTGCTCGGGCGCCACGGCATGACGAAGCTGAGCCTGTCGGAAGTGGCGTCGCAGGCCGGTGTCTCGCGCCCCACGCTGTACCGGTGGTTCGCCTCCAAGCGCGACCTCCTCGACGCCTTCGTGGTGTGGGAGCGTCAGTACTACGAGCGCGCGGTGACCGCGGCGACGGCCGGGCTTCCGGCGTGTGAGCGGCTCGATGCGGCGCTGCGGGTGATCGTCGAGTACCAGCAGTCCTATCCCGGTCTGCGCATGATCGACATCGAACCCGAACAGGTCATCAAGCGGCTGTCGCGAGTGATCCCGCTGATGCGCCACCGGCTCGAAAAGCTCGCCACCGGACAGGATCCCGCTCTCGCCGTCGCCACCGCGGTGCGCGTCGCGGTGTCGCACTACCTGGTTCGCAGCGACGACGACGACAACTTCCTCGACCAGCTACGCCACGCCGCGCGGGTCAAGCATTTCGCCCCCTGA
- a CDS encoding CaiB/BaiF CoA transferase family protein, with the protein MAGPLEGVRVVELGVWVAGPAAGGILADWGADVVKIEPPSGDPGRMFGRMLGIEGGVSPPFEMDNRGKRSVVLDVTTPDDRATALELIDGADIFLTNVRPGALTRIGLDFAAVAARNPRLVYGLITGYGERGPDADRAAYDVAAFWARAGLAHLLTRPGETPPFQRGGMGDHMAGMTLAGAVCAALVARARTGEGQLVSTSLYRQGAYTVSFDLNTFLLTGHSIAVGQRETMGNPCMNNYTAADGRRFWIVGLQAGRHWPPLCRAVGRPDWLTDPRFDTPQARAANAVELIASLDRIFATRALDEWAKTFAAEPDFFWSPINTVEDVVADEQFHAAGGMVDVPDADGGAPMVATPADFHGTPWAPRSVAPRLGEHTEEVLGELRGRNA; encoded by the coding sequence ATGGCGGGGCCCCTGGAGGGTGTGCGGGTCGTCGAACTCGGCGTGTGGGTGGCGGGGCCGGCGGCGGGCGGCATTCTCGCCGACTGGGGCGCCGACGTCGTCAAGATCGAGCCGCCGAGCGGTGATCCGGGGCGGATGTTCGGCCGGATGCTGGGCATCGAGGGCGGGGTGAGCCCGCCGTTCGAGATGGACAACCGCGGTAAGCGCAGCGTCGTGCTCGACGTGACGACGCCCGACGACCGGGCGACGGCGCTCGAATTGATCGACGGCGCAGACATTTTCCTGACCAACGTCCGCCCCGGCGCGCTCACCCGGATCGGCCTGGACTTCGCCGCCGTGGCCGCACGCAACCCGCGCCTGGTGTACGGGTTGATCACCGGGTACGGGGAGCGCGGACCCGACGCCGACCGCGCCGCCTACGACGTCGCCGCGTTCTGGGCGCGAGCGGGCCTGGCGCACCTGCTGACCCGTCCCGGCGAGACGCCGCCCTTCCAGCGCGGCGGGATGGGCGACCACATGGCGGGCATGACGCTGGCCGGCGCGGTGTGTGCCGCGCTGGTCGCGCGGGCCCGCACCGGCGAAGGACAGTTGGTCAGCACCTCGCTGTACCGCCAGGGCGCCTACACGGTGAGCTTCGACCTGAACACCTTCCTGCTGACGGGCCACTCCATCGCGGTCGGCCAACGCGAGACCATGGGCAACCCGTGCATGAACAACTACACCGCCGCCGACGGGCGCCGGTTCTGGATCGTGGGCCTGCAGGCCGGCCGGCACTGGCCCCCGCTGTGCCGCGCGGTCGGCCGGCCCGACTGGCTGACCGATCCCCGCTTCGACACCCCGCAGGCGCGTGCCGCCAACGCGGTCGAGCTGATCGCCTCGCTGGACCGGATCTTCGCGACCAGGGCCCTCGACGAGTGGGCGAAAACCTTTGCCGCCGAGCCGGATTTCTTCTGGTCACCGATCAACACCGTCGAGGACGTGGTGGCCGACGAGCAGTTCCACGCCGCCGGCGGCATGGTCGACGTCCCCGACGCTGATGGCGGCGCACCGATGGTCGCCACGCCCGCCGACTTCCACGGCACGCCATGGGCGCCGCGGTCGGTCGCGCCGCGGCTGGGCGAGCACACCGAGGAGGTGTTGGGCGAGCTCAGGGGGCGAAATGCTTGA